The Agromyces marinus genome window below encodes:
- the purS gene encoding phosphoribosylformylglycinamidine synthase subunit PurS, which yields MPTIVVDVMPKAELLDPQGKAVAGALSRRGHGSISGVRVGKRFELTVDGPVDDALRAEVAALAENVLSNSVIEDVVGIHYEQSNAELAGEAAGHHDGYDAPAGETH from the coding sequence ACCATCGTCGTCGACGTGATGCCCAAGGCCGAACTGCTCGACCCGCAGGGGAAGGCCGTCGCCGGCGCCCTCTCGCGCAGGGGCCACGGCTCGATCAGCGGAGTCCGTGTGGGCAAGCGCTTCGAACTGACCGTCGACGGACCGGTCGACGACGCGCTCCGCGCCGAAGTGGCCGCGCTCGCCGAGAACGTGCTGTCGAACTCCGTCATCGAGGACGTCGTCGGCATCCACTACGAGCAGTCCAACGCCGAACTCGCGGGCGAGGCCGCCGGCCACCACGACGGCTACGACGCCCCCGCGGGCGAGACCCACTGA
- the purQ gene encoding phosphoribosylformylglycinamidine synthase subunit PurQ, giving the protein MRIGVITFPGSLDDRDAQRAVRLAGGEPVALWHGSHDLEGVDALVLPGGFSYGDYLRCGAIASLSPIMTEVVDAANSGLPVLGICNGFQMLTEAHLLEGGLIRNDHGSFVCRDQVLRVENASTAWTSDFEAGQEITIPLKNGEGGFIASEETLDRLEGEGRVAFRYVGVNPNGSLRDIAGITNARGNVVGLMPHPEHAVEPGFGPDTAAAMRSGVDGLGFFTSVIRRTLVEA; this is encoded by the coding sequence ATGCGCATCGGCGTCATCACCTTCCCCGGCTCGCTCGACGACCGCGACGCGCAGCGCGCGGTGCGGCTCGCGGGCGGCGAGCCCGTCGCGCTCTGGCACGGCTCGCACGACCTCGAGGGCGTCGACGCGCTCGTGCTGCCCGGCGGCTTCAGCTACGGCGACTACCTGCGCTGCGGCGCGATCGCCTCCCTCAGCCCGATCATGACCGAGGTCGTGGACGCGGCGAACTCGGGCCTGCCCGTGCTGGGCATCTGCAACGGCTTCCAGATGCTCACCGAGGCCCACCTCCTCGAGGGCGGCCTCATCCGCAACGACCACGGCTCGTTCGTCTGCCGCGACCAGGTGCTGCGCGTCGAGAACGCGTCGACCGCGTGGACCTCCGACTTCGAGGCCGGCCAGGAGATCACGATCCCGCTGAAGAACGGCGAGGGCGGGTTCATCGCGTCGGAGGAGACCCTCGACCGGCTCGAGGGCGAGGGCCGGGTGGCGTTCCGCTACGTCGGCGTCAACCCGAACGGGTCGCTGCGCGACATCGCAGGCATCACGAACGCCCGCGGCAACGTCGTCGGCCTCATGCCGCACCCCGAGCACGCGGTCGAGCCCGGGTTCGGCCCCGACACCGCGGCGGCCATGCGCTCGGGCGTCGACGGACTCGGCTTCTTCACGAGCGTCATCCGCCGCACCCTCGTCGAGGCGTGA
- a CDS encoding DUF2254 domain-containing protein, with protein sequence MPVAAIIAAVVLGILLPIIDSAVDEQLAGWLGAVLFSGGVDAARAVLTTIAGSLITATSLTFSLTVIALQLASSQASPRLLRTFSSDRMVHATLAIFLGTFAYALTVLRTVSDTGSMVPRIAVTLAFLLTLTSVVMLVVFLAHLASSLRVETMMRDVHRDTGRTIALVGSDDRATAPAPERPDGASAVLARRSGFVTGIDRDALIAAAREHRAVVRELRQVGASVIEGTPVAEWWPDGARTDAAAGAGPGTGPEPGTRADRSALEGAIVEAYRVGYERTSPQDIGFGLRQLVDIATKALSPGVNDPTTAVHALSHISAVLADIADLPEPPSAYADEDGTARVVPVRHDFAELVEVGMQQVRRYGADDPVVVARLFELVEDVGRRAARPELRRVLDGQLDRLVASVAAADFDPHERAEFARLADRARAALAQPGSMSA encoded by the coding sequence TTGCCCGTCGCTGCGATCATCGCGGCGGTGGTCCTGGGCATCCTGCTGCCCATCATCGACTCGGCGGTGGACGAGCAGCTCGCCGGCTGGCTCGGCGCGGTCCTCTTCAGCGGCGGCGTCGACGCGGCGCGCGCGGTGCTCACGACGATCGCCGGCTCGCTCATCACCGCGACCTCGCTGACCTTCTCGCTCACCGTCATCGCCCTGCAGCTCGCGAGCAGCCAGGCCTCGCCGCGCCTGCTGCGGACCTTCTCGTCCGACCGCATGGTGCACGCCACCCTCGCGATCTTCCTCGGTACGTTCGCCTACGCCCTGACGGTGCTCCGCACGGTCTCGGACACGGGATCCATGGTGCCGCGCATCGCCGTCACGCTCGCGTTCCTGCTCACGCTCACGAGCGTCGTGATGCTGGTCGTCTTCCTCGCCCACCTCGCGAGCAGCCTGCGCGTCGAGACGATGATGCGCGACGTCCACCGGGACACCGGGCGCACGATCGCGCTCGTCGGCTCCGACGACCGCGCCACCGCGCCCGCACCGGAGCGCCCCGACGGCGCGAGCGCAGTGCTCGCCCGCCGGTCGGGCTTCGTGACCGGGATCGATCGCGACGCCCTCATCGCCGCGGCGCGAGAGCACCGGGCGGTCGTCCGCGAGCTCCGGCAGGTCGGAGCGAGCGTCATCGAGGGCACGCCGGTCGCCGAATGGTGGCCGGACGGGGCCCGAACGGATGCCGCGGCCGGAGCCGGGCCCGGGACCGGGCCCGAACCGGGCACGCGCGCCGATCGCTCGGCGCTCGAGGGCGCCATCGTCGAGGCCTACCGGGTCGGATACGAGCGGACCTCGCCGCAGGACATCGGGTTCGGCCTGCGCCAACTCGTCGACATCGCGACCAAGGCGCTGTCGCCCGGCGTGAACGACCCCACGACGGCGGTGCATGCGCTCAGCCACATCTCGGCCGTGCTCGCCGACATCGCGGACCTCCCGGAGCCGCCGAGTGCGTACGCGGACGAGGACGGCACCGCGCGCGTCGTCCCGGTGCGCCACGATTTCGCCGAACTCGTCGAGGTCGGCATGCAGCAGGTCCGTCGGTACGGCGCCGACGATCCCGTCGTCGTCGCGCGGCTGTTCGAGCTCGTCGAGGATGTGGGGCGCCGCGCGGCGCGCCCCGAACTCCGGCGCGTGCTCGACGGGCAGCTCGACCGCCTGGTCGCGAGCGTGGCTGCCGCGGACTTCGACCCGCACGAGCGCGCCGAGTTCGCGCGGCTGGCCGATCGAGCCCGCGCCGCGCTCGCTCAGCCCGGCTCGATGTCCGCGTAG
- a CDS encoding catalase → MSNPTTPPVTTTQTGTPVASDAHSLTVGADGATVLHDRYLVEKLAQFNRERIPERIVHAKGGGAFGRFEVTADVSAYTRAAVFQPGTESETLLRFSSVAGEQGSPDTWRDVRGFSLKFYTTEGNYDIVGNNTPVFFIRDGAKFPDFIHSQKRLPGSGLRDADMQWDFWTLSPESAHQVTYLMGDRGLPKSWREMQGYGSHTYQWINAEGEQFWVKYHFRSQQGDLHLDAETAEAIAGADADFYRRDLYEAIERGDHPKWDLFVQVMPYEDAKTYRFNPFDLTKVWPHADYPLIPVGTLTLDRNPQNFFAEIEQAAFSPANTVPGIAISPDKMLMARVFSYPDAQRYRVGTNYNQLPVNAPHAASVHNYSQDGAARYHFNAPTAPVYAPNSVGGPVASADAAGEGGWEADGSLVRTAYTLRADDSDFGQAGTLYRDVYSAEAKARLLETLSGQANAITVEEIRERFFQYWTNVDAGLGGSLRDAYAEGVNAGAPQQPEVDETAA, encoded by the coding sequence ATGTCGAACCCTACGACCCCGCCCGTGACGACCACCCAGACGGGCACGCCCGTCGCCAGCGACGCGCACTCGCTCACGGTCGGCGCCGACGGCGCCACGGTGCTGCACGACCGGTACCTCGTCGAGAAGCTCGCCCAGTTCAACCGGGAGCGGATCCCGGAGCGGATCGTCCACGCCAAGGGCGGCGGCGCGTTCGGTCGCTTCGAGGTGACGGCGGATGTCTCGGCCTACACCCGCGCGGCCGTGTTCCAGCCCGGCACCGAGTCCGAGACGCTCCTGCGCTTCTCGTCGGTCGCCGGTGAGCAGGGCTCGCCCGACACCTGGCGCGACGTGCGCGGCTTCTCGCTGAAGTTCTACACGACCGAGGGCAACTACGACATCGTCGGCAACAACACCCCGGTGTTCTTCATCCGCGACGGCGCGAAGTTCCCCGACTTCATCCACTCGCAGAAGCGCCTCCCGGGCTCGGGCCTGCGCGACGCCGACATGCAGTGGGACTTCTGGACGCTCTCGCCCGAGTCGGCCCACCAGGTGACCTACCTCATGGGCGACCGCGGCCTGCCGAAGTCGTGGCGCGAGATGCAGGGCTACGGCTCGCACACCTACCAGTGGATCAACGCCGAGGGCGAGCAGTTCTGGGTCAAGTACCACTTCCGCTCGCAGCAGGGCGACCTGCACCTCGACGCCGAGACCGCCGAGGCGATCGCGGGCGCCGACGCCGACTTCTACCGCCGCGACCTGTACGAGGCGATCGAGCGGGGCGACCACCCGAAGTGGGACCTCTTCGTGCAGGTCATGCCCTACGAGGACGCCAAGACCTACCGTTTCAACCCGTTCGACCTCACCAAGGTGTGGCCGCACGCCGACTACCCGCTCATCCCGGTCGGCACGCTGACCCTCGACCGCAACCCGCAGAACTTCTTCGCCGAGATCGAGCAGGCGGCCTTCTCGCCGGCGAACACGGTTCCGGGCATCGCGATCAGCCCCGACAAGATGCTCATGGCCCGCGTGTTCAGCTACCCCGACGCGCAGCGCTACCGCGTCGGCACGAACTACAACCAGCTGCCGGTGAACGCGCCGCACGCGGCATCCGTGCACAACTACTCGCAGGACGGCGCCGCGCGCTACCACTTCAACGCGCCGACGGCGCCGGTCTACGCGCCGAACTCCGTCGGCGGTCCGGTGGCGTCGGCGGATGCCGCGGGCGAGGGCGGCTGGGAGGCCGACGGCTCGCTCGTCCGCACGGCCTACACCCTGCGAGCGGATGACTCCGACTTCGGCCAGGCCGGCACGCTCTACCGCGACGTGTACTCGGCCGAGGCCAAGGCGCGCCTGCTCGAGACCCTCTCGGGCCAGGCGAACGCGATCACGGTCGAGGAGATCCGGGAGCGGTTCTTCCAGTACTGGACGAACGTCGACGCCGGTCTCGGCGGCTCGCTCCGCGACGCCTACGCCGAGGGCGTGAACGCCGGCGCGCCGCAGCAGCCCGAGGTCGACGAGACCGCGGCCTGA
- a CDS encoding Fur family transcriptional regulator, whose translation MEITATHDDAVARIRAAGLKVTAPRVAVLGIVEAGGHLDADAVRARVGETLPGTSLQSVYNVLGALTDAGLLRRIEPAESPALYESRTGDNHHHVVCTRCRAVADVDCVIGEPPCLVPADAAGFAIHTAEVTFWGLCANCRREPAG comes from the coding sequence ATGGAGATCACCGCCACGCACGATGACGCGGTCGCGCGCATCCGTGCGGCGGGGCTCAAGGTCACCGCCCCTCGCGTGGCGGTGCTCGGCATCGTCGAAGCCGGGGGCCACCTCGACGCCGATGCCGTTCGCGCCAGGGTCGGCGAGACGCTGCCCGGCACGTCGCTGCAGTCGGTCTACAACGTGCTCGGCGCACTCACCGACGCGGGCCTGCTCCGGCGCATCGAGCCCGCGGAGTCGCCCGCGCTCTACGAGAGCCGAACCGGCGACAACCATCACCACGTCGTGTGCACGAGGTGCCGCGCCGTCGCCGACGTCGACTGCGTCATCGGCGAGCCGCCGTGCCTCGTTCCGGCCGATGCGGCCGGCTTCGCCATCCACACCGCCGAGGTCACCTTCTGGGGCCTCTGCGCGAACTGCCGGCGGGAGCCGGCCGGCTAG
- a CDS encoding M14 family zinc carboxypeptidase: MTTGTTPKFTRRRTTTIAATAALAVAVPFAAGTPAFADPNFPSTEGKTNISSIVDFDGLVAELDRIERTSRFDVEVQTLAEVGTAVSMSEQGRDLYVATVGDGPEAVWLQGRIHGNEPYGTESLLSVLKELGTNGSPEWKLLRETYTFHVIPMYNPDGSELNIRHTILQDGSAQRIDLNRDWGVGKFAAAESEAFYEYWTMVDPAFAIDIHHQGLKREYGTGDDVTFSLGISLAPGGPTLPGIEGGAYDVLTRQMQVHVFDELSKYGYVNIDRYQVGGSLEIDIKGGVVSAMMLGLDHDGLNPEGHSNPAIFFETSGNTSDGSLGQKARGKSIKQNVLALQELLVGMATGEVQAEDASRWDEIPHAPVTGYQTDNGVIPIGY, from the coding sequence ATGACCACTGGTACCACCCCGAAGTTCACCCGCCGACGCACCACCACGATCGCTGCCACCGCCGCTTTGGCGGTGGCGGTTCCGTTCGCGGCGGGTACGCCCGCGTTCGCTGATCCGAACTTCCCCTCGACCGAGGGCAAGACGAATATCTCGAGCATCGTCGATTTCGATGGTCTGGTCGCCGAGCTGGATCGGATCGAGCGCACGTCGCGGTTCGATGTCGAGGTGCAGACCCTCGCCGAGGTGGGCACCGCGGTGTCGATGTCGGAGCAGGGCCGGGACCTGTACGTGGCCACGGTCGGCGACGGGCCCGAGGCGGTGTGGTTGCAGGGCCGGATCCACGGCAACGAGCCGTACGGCACGGAGTCGCTGCTGTCGGTGCTGAAGGAGCTCGGCACGAACGGGTCGCCGGAGTGGAAGCTGCTGCGTGAGACGTACACGTTCCACGTGATCCCGATGTACAACCCGGACGGGTCGGAGCTGAACATCCGGCACACGATCCTGCAGGACGGGTCGGCGCAGCGGATCGACCTGAACCGGGACTGGGGTGTGGGCAAGTTCGCCGCGGCCGAGTCGGAGGCGTTCTACGAGTACTGGACGATGGTCGATCCGGCGTTCGCGATCGACATCCACCATCAGGGCCTCAAGCGCGAGTACGGCACGGGTGATGATGTGACGTTCTCGCTGGGCATCTCGCTGGCTCCGGGCGGTCCGACGCTGCCGGGCATCGAGGGTGGCGCGTACGACGTGCTCACGCGTCAGATGCAGGTGCACGTGTTCGACGAGCTGTCCAAGTACGGGTACGTCAACATCGACCGGTACCAGGTCGGTGGCAGCCTCGAGATCGATATCAAGGGTGGTGTGGTCTCGGCGATGATGCTCGGCCTGGACCACGACGGGCTGAACCCCGAGGGGCACTCCAACCCGGCGATCTTCTTCGAGACCAGCGGCAACACCAGCGATGGCAGCCTCGGGCAGAAGGCGCGCGGCAAGTCGATCAAGCAGAACGTGCTCGCGCTGCAGGAACTGCTCGTGGGCATGGCCACCGGCGAGGTCCAGGCCGAGGACGCGTCGCGTTGGGACGAGATCCCGCACGCGCCCGTCACCGGCTACCAGACCGACAACGGCGTCATCCCCATCGGCTACTGA
- a CDS encoding mechanosensitive ion channel family protein, with product MPDASDWEHLLLFVISLGVAALAAFLVSTIAALILRAAARRSDRVGILIRRARWPFRTVLLLAGTWIATAISFPEAPWRPAVDHAYLIAMIAAGAWLVAQSFLFLADLGVSRYRLDVADNRVARRIHTQFQIIRRLVVVVIVVVAIGAILLTFPGVRAVGASVLASAGIASIVAGLAAQSVLSNMFAGIQIAFSEAIRVDDVVVVEGEWGRIREITLSYVVVVTWDDRTLVLPCTYFTTKPFENWTKYGSDLIGAVEFDVDWRVSTDAMREELDRILAGTDLFDGRTSVIQVTDATGGLVRVRVTVSADDSAALWDLRCLVREELVEWLRDEDAAALPQQRVIVGREASEPRSTPGATPRAGLFSGTADGENRASEFTQAIPVQRADEPEGARS from the coding sequence GTGCCCGACGCATCCGACTGGGAGCACCTGCTGCTGTTCGTCATCTCGCTGGGGGTCGCGGCGCTCGCCGCGTTCCTCGTCTCGACGATCGCGGCGCTCATCCTGCGCGCCGCCGCGCGTCGCAGCGACCGGGTCGGCATCCTCATCCGCCGCGCGAGGTGGCCGTTCCGCACGGTCCTCCTGCTGGCGGGCACGTGGATCGCCACGGCGATCTCGTTCCCGGAAGCCCCGTGGCGACCCGCGGTCGACCACGCCTACCTGATCGCGATGATCGCGGCGGGCGCGTGGCTGGTCGCGCAGTCGTTCCTGTTCCTCGCCGACCTCGGCGTGAGCCGGTACCGGCTGGATGTCGCGGACAACCGCGTGGCACGCCGAATCCACACCCAGTTCCAGATCATCCGCCGCCTGGTGGTCGTGGTCATCGTGGTGGTCGCCATCGGCGCCATCCTGCTGACGTTCCCGGGCGTGCGCGCGGTCGGTGCGAGCGTCCTCGCCTCGGCGGGCATCGCCTCGATCGTCGCGGGCCTGGCGGCCCAGTCGGTGCTCTCGAACATGTTCGCGGGCATCCAGATCGCGTTCAGCGAGGCGATCCGGGTCGACGACGTCGTCGTCGTCGAGGGCGAGTGGGGGCGGATCCGCGAGATCACCCTGAGCTACGTCGTCGTGGTGACGTGGGACGATCGCACCCTGGTGCTGCCGTGCACCTACTTCACGACCAAGCCGTTCGAGAACTGGACGAAGTACGGCAGCGACCTCATCGGCGCCGTCGAGTTCGACGTCGACTGGCGCGTGTCGACCGACGCCATGCGCGAGGAGCTCGATCGCATCCTGGCGGGTACGGACCTCTTCGACGGCCGCACGAGCGTCATCCAGGTGACGGATGCCACGGGCGGTCTCGTGCGCGTGCGCGTGACAGTGAGTGCCGACGACTCCGCGGCCCTGTGGGATCTGCGGTGCCTCGTGCGCGAGGAGCTCGTCGAGTGGCTGCGCGACGAGGATGCCGCGGCGCTCCCGCAGCAGCGGGTGATCGTGGGCCGGGAGGCATCCGAGCCCCGGTCGACACCGGGGGCGACCCCGCGTGCCGGGCTGTTCTCGGGTACGGCCGACGGCGAGAACCGGGCGTCGGAGTTCACGCAGGCGATCCCCGTCCAGCGGGCCGACGAGCCGGAGGGCGCCAGGTCGTAG
- a CDS encoding formylglycine-generating enzyme family protein, protein MALTDLVTLPGGTFRMGSDRHYPEEAPAHERVVAPFAIERHPVTNDQFAEFVAATGYVTTAERPLDPAEFPDVAEADRAPGSLVFTQTPGPVDLRDWRQWWRWVPGAQWRHPFGPESDLEGRGDHPVVHVSYADVTAYADWAGRRLPTEAEWEFAARGGLDGAEFAWGDERMPDGAVMANTWQGDFPFRNTGWGGTSPVGSYPANGYGLVDVIGNVWEWTSDAFTPRHLPPDAASVDRGPRPDLLAGAPPSQALHVTKGGSHLCAPEYCRRYRPAARSSQAEDSSTTHLGFRLAADPV, encoded by the coding sequence ATGGCGCTCACCGACCTCGTCACCCTGCCCGGCGGCACGTTCCGCATGGGCAGCGACCGCCACTACCCCGAGGAGGCCCCCGCGCACGAGCGCGTCGTCGCGCCGTTCGCCATCGAGCGTCACCCCGTCACCAACGACCAGTTCGCCGAGTTCGTCGCCGCGACCGGCTACGTCACGACCGCCGAGCGGCCCCTCGACCCAGCCGAGTTCCCGGATGTCGCCGAGGCCGACCGCGCACCCGGCTCGCTCGTCTTCACGCAGACGCCCGGCCCGGTCGACCTCAGGGACTGGCGGCAATGGTGGCGGTGGGTGCCGGGCGCCCAGTGGCGGCATCCGTTCGGGCCAGAGAGCGATCTCGAGGGCCGCGGCGACCACCCGGTCGTGCACGTGTCGTACGCCGACGTCACGGCGTACGCCGACTGGGCCGGACGTCGCCTGCCGACCGAGGCCGAATGGGAGTTCGCCGCGCGCGGCGGGCTCGACGGCGCGGAGTTCGCCTGGGGCGACGAGCGGATGCCGGACGGCGCGGTCATGGCGAACACGTGGCAGGGCGACTTCCCGTTCCGCAACACCGGCTGGGGCGGAACCTCGCCCGTGGGCTCCTACCCGGCGAACGGCTACGGGCTCGTCGACGTCATCGGCAACGTGTGGGAATGGACCTCCGACGCGTTCACGCCGCGGCATCTGCCCCCGGACGCGGCATCCGTCGATCGCGGCCCGCGACCGGACCTCCTCGCGGGCGCCCCGCCGTCGCAGGCACTGCACGTGACCAAGGGCGGCTCGCACCTGTGCGCGCCCGAGTACTGCCGCAGGTACCGCCCCGCGGCGCGCTCGTCGCAGGCGGAGGACTCCTCGACGACGCACCTCGGGTTCCGGCTCGCGGCCGACCCCGTCTGA
- a CDS encoding flavodoxin family protein — protein sequence MDAEPDFSGLRAVFVNCTLKRSPEVSHTQGLMDASIALMRSRGVEVETVRLVDHDVASGVYPDMREHGWETDAWPDEIWPLVEAADILVIGGPIWLGDNSSVTKRLVERLYAMSGMKNAHGQYVYYGKVGGAILTGNEDGIKHCAMNLLYSMQHVGYTIPPAADAGWVGEAGPGPSYLDEGSGGPENDFTNRNTTFMTYNLLHLAKLLKDAGGIPAVGNVRDAWDSGERWGYTPTPEGPNPEYR from the coding sequence ATGGATGCGGAACCGGATTTCAGCGGCCTGCGTGCGGTGTTCGTCAACTGCACGCTCAAGCGCTCACCCGAGGTGAGCCACACCCAGGGCCTCATGGACGCGAGCATCGCGCTCATGCGCAGCCGCGGCGTCGAGGTCGAGACCGTGCGCTTGGTCGACCACGACGTCGCGAGCGGCGTCTACCCCGACATGCGCGAGCACGGGTGGGAGACCGATGCCTGGCCCGACGAGATCTGGCCGCTCGTCGAGGCGGCCGACATCCTCGTCATCGGCGGGCCGATCTGGCTGGGTGACAACTCTTCGGTCACCAAGCGACTCGTCGAGCGGCTGTACGCGATGAGCGGGATGAAGAACGCGCACGGACAGTACGTCTACTACGGGAAGGTGGGCGGTGCGATCCTCACCGGCAACGAGGACGGCATCAAGCACTGCGCCATGAACCTGCTGTACAGCATGCAGCACGTCGGCTACACGATCCCGCCCGCGGCGGACGCCGGGTGGGTCGGCGAGGCCGGCCCCGGGCCGAGCTACCTCGACGAGGGATCCGGCGGCCCGGAGAACGACTTCACCAACCGCAACACGACGTTCATGACGTACAACCTGTTGCACCTGGCGAAGCTGCTCAAGGACGCCGGCGGCATCCCCGCGGTCGGCAACGTGCGCGATGCCTGGGACTCGGGCGAGCGCTGGGGGTACACGCCGACGCCTGAGGGCCCGAACCCCGAGTACCGCTGA
- a CDS encoding adenine phosphoribosyltransferase, which yields MNEAQVRDLVESRLVTIPDFPEPGIVFRDLTPVFADAAAFHALAGALTAPFDGAFDHLAGVEARGFLLAGAASVLSGAGVLPVRKAGKLPRAVLNEEYALEYGSAALEVHEGELAPGSRVLIVDDVLATGGTVAAAARLVERAGWQVAGISVAIELEALGARSLLDGRYEVHSLLTY from the coding sequence GTGAACGAAGCGCAGGTCCGCGACCTCGTCGAGTCCCGGCTCGTGACGATCCCCGACTTCCCCGAACCCGGGATCGTCTTCCGCGACCTGACGCCGGTCTTCGCCGACGCCGCGGCCTTCCACGCCCTCGCCGGCGCGCTCACCGCGCCGTTCGACGGGGCGTTCGACCACCTCGCGGGGGTCGAGGCGCGCGGGTTCCTGCTCGCGGGCGCAGCCTCGGTGCTGTCCGGGGCGGGCGTGCTGCCCGTGCGCAAGGCCGGCAAGCTGCCCCGGGCGGTGCTCAACGAGGAGTACGCGCTCGAGTACGGCTCGGCCGCCCTCGAGGTGCACGAGGGCGAACTCGCGCCGGGCTCGCGCGTGCTGATCGTCGACGACGTGCTCGCGACCGGCGGCACGGTCGCAGCCGCGGCCCGGCTCGTCGAGCGGGCGGGATGGCAGGTCGCGGGGATCTCGGTCGCGATCGAACTCGAGGCGCTCGGCGCACGATCGCTCCTCGACGGGCGCTACGAGGTTCACTCGCTGCTGACCTACTGA
- a CDS encoding DUF3817 domain-containing protein: MTTPSPMQSAAPAASALPRTPDRPADRLSPKRLFRVLAFAEAVTWTILITALILRATAGLDQTVLIGGSIHGFVFLAYAFTAALVGVNQRWPFGLIVLGVVFAVVPYATVPFEIRLLRRGRLEGGWRRDATDHPADGSPINRMLRFFLARPILLTVLAVLGIAAVFAALFVIGPPGGRH, encoded by the coding sequence GTGACCACCCCCTCCCCCATGCAGTCCGCCGCGCCCGCGGCATCCGCTCTCCCGCGCACGCCCGACCGGCCCGCCGACAGGCTCTCGCCGAAGCGGCTCTTCCGCGTGCTCGCCTTCGCCGAGGCCGTGACGTGGACCATCCTGATCACCGCGCTGATCCTCCGCGCGACGGCGGGGCTCGACCAGACCGTGCTCATCGGCGGATCGATCCACGGCTTCGTCTTCCTCGCCTACGCCTTCACCGCCGCGCTCGTGGGTGTGAACCAACGCTGGCCGTTCGGGCTCATCGTGCTCGGCGTCGTGTTCGCGGTCGTGCCCTACGCGACCGTGCCGTTCGAGATCCGGCTGCTGCGACGCGGCCGGCTCGAGGGCGGATGGCGCCGCGACGCGACCGACCACCCCGCCGACGGCAGCCCGATCAACCGCATGCTGCGGTTCTTCCTCGCGCGTCCGATCCTGCTGACCGTGCTCGCCGTGCTCGGCATCGCCGCGGTCTTCGCGGCCCTCTTCGTCATCGGCCCGCCCGGCGGGCGGCACTGA